In one Penaeus chinensis breed Huanghai No. 1 chromosome 33, ASM1920278v2, whole genome shotgun sequence genomic region, the following are encoded:
- the LOC125043128 gene encoding hemogen-like, which produces MLGPLRPSPRVCEEMLGPLRPSPRVCEEMLGPLRPSPRVCEEMLGPLRPSPRVCEEMLGPLRPSPRVCEEMLGPLRPSPRVCEEMLGPLRPSPRVCEEMLGPLRPSPRVCEEMLGPLRPSPRVCEEMLGPLRPSPRVCEEMLGPLRPSPRVCEEMLGPLRPSPRVCEEMLGPLRPSPRVCEEMLGPLRPSPRVCKEMAK; this is translated from the coding sequence ATGTTGGGACCTTTAAGGCCTTCGCCTCGTGTGTGCGAAGAAATGTTGGGACCTTTAAGGCCTTCGCCTCGTGTGTGCGAAGAAATGTTGGGACCTTTAAGGCCTTCGCCTCGTGTGTGCGAAGAAATGTTGGGACCTTTAAGGCCTTCGCCTCGTGTGTGCGAAGAAATGTTGGGACCTTTAAGGCCTTCGCCTCGTGTGTGCGAAGAAATGTTGGGACCTTTAAGGCCTTCGCCTCGTGTGTGCGAAGAAATGTTGGGACCTTTAAGGCCTTCGCCTCGTGTGTGCGAAGAAATGTTGGGACCTTTAAGGCCTTCGCCTCGTGTGTGCGAAGAAATGTTGGGACCTTTAAGGCCTTCGCCTCGTGTGTGCGAAGAAATGTTGGGACCTTTAAGGCCTTCGCCTCGTGTGTGCGAAGAAATGTTGGGACCTTTAAGGCCTTCGCCTCGTGTGTGCGAAGAAATGTTGGGACCTTTAAGGCCTTCGCCTCGTGTGTGCGAAGAAATGTTGGGACCTTTAAGGCCTTCGCCTCGTGTGTGCGAAGAAATGTTGGGACCTTTAAGGCCTTCGCCTCGTGTGTGCAAAGAAATGGCCaagtga